One segment of Zhihengliuella halotolerans DNA contains the following:
- a CDS encoding thymidylate synthase produces MPIPTPYEDLLRDVLESGAHKGDRTGTGTRSVFGRQLRFDLSESFPLITTKRVHFKSVALELLWFLRGDSNVRWLQENGVRIWNEWADDDGELGPVYGVQWRSWPTPDGGHVDQITQLIESIKNNPDSRRHIVSAWNVGEIENMALPPCHALFQFYVADGRLSCQLYQRSADMFLGVPFNIASYALLTHMVAAQTGLEVGDFVWTGGDVHVYDNHVDQVREQLSREPLPAPQLKLNRVPASIFDYTLADFEVLGYEHHPAIKAPIAV; encoded by the coding sequence ATGCCTATCCCCACTCCGTATGAGGACCTGCTGCGCGACGTCCTGGAATCCGGCGCCCACAAGGGAGACCGCACCGGCACCGGCACCCGCAGCGTGTTCGGCCGGCAGCTGCGCTTCGACCTGTCCGAGTCGTTCCCACTGATCACGACCAAGCGCGTCCACTTCAAGTCCGTGGCGCTCGAACTGCTCTGGTTCCTGCGCGGCGACTCAAACGTCCGCTGGCTGCAGGAGAACGGCGTCAGGATCTGGAACGAGTGGGCGGATGACGACGGCGAGCTGGGCCCGGTCTACGGCGTCCAGTGGCGATCGTGGCCGACCCCGGACGGTGGACACGTCGACCAGATCACCCAGTTGATCGAGTCCATCAAGAACAACCCGGATTCGCGCCGCCACATCGTCTCGGCGTGGAACGTCGGCGAGATCGAGAACATGGCTCTCCCGCCGTGCCACGCGCTGTTCCAGTTCTACGTCGCCGACGGCCGGCTCTCCTGCCAGCTCTACCAGCGCAGCGCCGACATGTTCCTGGGCGTCCCCTTCAACATCGCCTCCTACGCGCTGCTGACCCACATGGTCGCCGCGCAGACCGGCTTGGAGGTCGGGGACTTCGTCTGGACCGGCGGCGACGTGCACGTCTACGACAACCACGTCGATCAGGTCCGCGAGCAGCTCTCCCGCGAGCCCCTGCCCGCCCCGCAGCTGAAGCTGAACCGCGTCCCGGCGTCGATCTTCGACTACACGCTGGCGGACTTCGAGGTCCTCGGCTACGAGCACCACCCGGCGATCAAGGCGCCCATCGCCGTATGA
- a CDS encoding UDP-N-acetylmuramate dehydrogenase — MRLADLTSTAVGGDAAHYVEATTERELIDAVTAADDAGEDLLLVAGGSNLVVADSGFHGTVIRVATRGSSLEDLSSCSGGMISVEAGQNWDEFVAESLDGGFVGLEALSGIPGSAGATPVQNVGAYGTDVSHTIARVRTWDRTTRQIVSFANADLGFGYRDSILKQSTRNGSPRYVVLQVVFQLKQGTLGMPIAYGELAKALGTETGSRVAARQVRSAVLSLRAGKGMVLDADDRDTYSTGSFFTNPVIDESLAATLPDAAPRYPVATGSGERVKLSAAWLIEHAGFGKGFGLEGMDGYELTGGRAALSTKHTLAITNRGDATAADVLAIARAVRDGVAEKYGITLHNEPLLIDCTL, encoded by the coding sequence ATGAGGTTGGCCGACCTGACGTCGACCGCGGTCGGCGGCGACGCCGCACACTACGTCGAGGCAACCACCGAGCGTGAACTGATCGACGCGGTGACGGCCGCCGACGACGCGGGTGAAGACCTACTGCTGGTCGCCGGGGGCTCGAACCTCGTCGTCGCCGATTCCGGATTTCACGGAACGGTGATCCGGGTCGCCACCCGCGGCAGCAGCCTCGAGGATCTGTCCTCGTGCTCCGGCGGGATGATCTCGGTCGAAGCCGGCCAGAACTGGGACGAATTCGTCGCTGAGAGTCTCGACGGCGGGTTTGTCGGTCTCGAGGCGCTCTCCGGAATCCCCGGGTCGGCCGGGGCGACCCCCGTGCAGAACGTCGGCGCCTACGGCACGGACGTCTCACACACGATCGCGCGCGTGCGCACGTGGGACCGGACGACGCGCCAGATCGTCTCCTTCGCAAACGCGGATCTCGGCTTCGGCTACCGTGACTCGATCCTTAAACAGTCCACGCGCAACGGTTCACCCCGCTACGTCGTGCTCCAGGTGGTGTTCCAGCTCAAGCAGGGCACGCTCGGCATGCCGATCGCCTACGGCGAGCTCGCCAAGGCCCTCGGGACGGAGACCGGTTCACGGGTCGCCGCCCGGCAGGTCCGCTCCGCCGTCCTGTCCCTGCGCGCCGGCAAGGGCATGGTGCTGGACGCCGACGATCGGGATACCTACTCGACGGGGTCGTTCTTCACGAACCCCGTCATCGACGAGTCGCTGGCGGCCACCCTGCCCGACGCTGCGCCGCGGTACCCGGTCGCCACGGGGTCGGGGGAGCGGGTCAAGCTTTCGGCCGCGTGGCTCATCGAGCACGCCGGTTTTGGCAAGGGGTTCGGGCTCGAGGGTATGGATGGCTACGAGCTGACCGGCGGTCGGGCGGCCTTGTCGACGAAGCACACGCTGGCGATCACTAACCGCGGGGACGCCACCGCCGCGGACGTGCTCGCGATCGCCCGGGCCGTGCGCGACGGCGTCGCCGAGAAGTATGGAATCACGCTGCACAACGAGCCGCTGCTCATCGACTGCACGCTCTAG
- the asd gene encoding aspartate-semialdehyde dehydrogenase, which translates to MTSSVGFVGYRGMVGSVLMQRMLDENDFADIDPVFFSTSNPGGAAPSFASGAGPLQDAHDLDALAKLPIIVTAQGGDYTKAVHSDLRARGWDGLWIDAASTLRMNDDSIIVLDPVNRDVIDRGLAAGVKDFVGGNCTVSCMLMGLGGLFRNGLVEWATAMTYQAASGGGARHMRELLTQFGDINSAVSAELADPAAAILDIDRKVLESQRNGLDTTQFGVPLGGSLIPWIDADLGNGQSKEEWKAGAETNKILGRDESNRIQMDGLCVRIGAMRSHSQALTIKLTEDLPVEEIERLLDADNEWAKVVPNAKEATMADLTPVAASGSLEIPVGRIRKLEMGGEYISAFTVGDQLLWGAAEPLRRMLAIALGKL; encoded by the coding sequence ATGACTTCTTCCGTTGGTTTTGTCGGTTACCGCGGCATGGTCGGTTCCGTCCTGATGCAGCGCATGCTGGACGAGAACGACTTCGCGGACATCGACCCGGTGTTCTTCTCGACCTCCAATCCGGGCGGCGCCGCGCCGTCGTTCGCGTCTGGGGCGGGCCCCCTCCAGGACGCGCACGATCTCGATGCGCTCGCCAAGCTGCCCATCATCGTCACCGCCCAGGGCGGCGACTACACCAAGGCCGTGCACTCCGATCTGCGCGCCCGCGGGTGGGACGGGCTCTGGATCGACGCCGCATCCACGCTGCGCATGAACGACGACTCGATCATCGTGCTCGACCCGGTGAACCGCGACGTCATCGACCGCGGTCTCGCCGCCGGCGTCAAGGACTTCGTCGGCGGCAACTGCACGGTCTCCTGCATGCTCATGGGTCTGGGCGGGCTCTTCCGCAACGGCCTCGTCGAGTGGGCCACCGCGATGACCTACCAGGCCGCCTCCGGCGGCGGCGCCCGCCACATGCGCGAGCTTCTCACGCAGTTCGGCGACATCAACTCCGCCGTCTCCGCGGAGCTTGCCGATCCCGCCGCAGCGATCCTCGATATCGACCGCAAGGTGCTCGAGAGCCAGCGCAACGGACTCGACACGACCCAGTTCGGCGTGCCGCTGGGCGGTTCGCTGATCCCGTGGATCGACGCCGATCTGGGCAACGGGCAGTCCAAGGAGGAATGGAAGGCCGGTGCGGAGACCAACAAGATCCTCGGCCGCGACGAGTCGAACCGCATCCAGATGGACGGTCTCTGCGTGCGCATCGGCGCGATGCGGTCCCACTCGCAGGCGCTGACGATCAAGCTCACCGAGGACCTCCCGGTCGAGGAGATCGAGCGCCTCCTCGACGCGGACAACGAGTGGGCGAAGGTCGTTCCCAACGCCAAGGAGGCCACCATGGCGGACCTGACCCCTGTCGCCGCCTCGGGCAGCCTCGAGATCCCGGTCGGTCGCATCCGCAAGCTGGAGATGGGCGGCGAGTACATCTCCGCGTTCACCGTCGGCGACCAGCTGCTGTGGGGCGCCGCTGAACCGCTGCGCCGTATGCTGGCCATCGCGCTCGGAAAGCTCTGA
- a CDS encoding DUF1648 domain-containing protein: MALLPLALLLIAMAGAYPFLPDPLPVHWDGAGEADRLVEKSPIPLLAYAATAAGPVAVVLGIGLLNPAKIRINGVRDPQGLAEADSERYLVMKGRFIRHVAHGIAFWVGLLVAAAPIGLLLGAGTWWVLACMVLIVPVLVIAFRATGRMNTWIREEFDPSAHGARGTASR; encoded by the coding sequence GTGGCGCTCCTCCCGCTCGCTCTCCTGCTGATCGCCATGGCCGGGGCCTACCCGTTCCTACCGGACCCGCTACCCGTGCACTGGGACGGCGCGGGTGAGGCCGACCGGCTCGTGGAGAAGTCGCCGATCCCGCTGCTCGCCTACGCTGCAACGGCGGCCGGGCCGGTCGCCGTCGTCCTCGGTATCGGCCTGTTGAATCCGGCCAAGATCCGCATCAACGGCGTCCGGGACCCGCAGGGGCTCGCCGAGGCGGATTCCGAGCGCTACCTCGTGATGAAGGGGCGCTTCATCCGGCACGTCGCCCACGGTATCGCCTTCTGGGTCGGGCTCCTCGTCGCGGCCGCGCCCATCGGTCTCCTGCTCGGCGCAGGAACGTGGTGGGTACTCGCCTGCATGGTGTTGATCGTCCCAGTCCTCGTCATCGCCTTCCGCGCGACCGGCCGGATGAACACATGGATTCGCGAGGAATTCGATCCCAGTGCTCACGGCGCGCGCGGCACAGCGTCCCGGTAG
- a CDS encoding NF038396 family protein: protein MNFADLKADVKAALNKPEPLFLLGYMLFPLLALVFAALGLWMIISGQKIPGLIVLLVVTQAFTFGALWAIGRRRHIVANPPGDDAED, encoded by the coding sequence GTGAATTTCGCCGATCTCAAGGCCGACGTGAAGGCCGCCCTGAACAAACCCGAGCCGCTGTTCCTGCTCGGGTACATGCTCTTCCCGCTGCTGGCGCTCGTCTTCGCGGCCCTGGGCCTGTGGATGATCATCAGCGGGCAAAAGATCCCGGGCCTGATCGTCCTGCTCGTGGTCACGCAGGCCTTCACGTTCGGCGCGCTCTGGGCCATCGGCCGGCGCCGCCACATCGTCGCGAACCCGCCCGGTGACGACGCCGAGGACTAA
- a CDS encoding FAS1-like dehydratase domain-containing protein, whose amino-acid sequence MSINPALAGRVYPAGDPYVVGREKIREFAAAVKATNTAHFDVEAAGALGYADVVAPPTFAVLIAQRADAQLIADPDSGIDFSRVVHADQRFTHHRPIVAGDELVTELHVDTVRAMGGGAMITTRAEISTTGGRHVATSVSSLLVRGEE is encoded by the coding sequence ATGAGCATCAACCCCGCCCTCGCCGGGCGCGTCTATCCGGCCGGTGACCCGTACGTCGTCGGACGCGAGAAGATCCGCGAGTTCGCCGCCGCCGTCAAGGCGACGAACACCGCGCACTTCGACGTCGAAGCGGCCGGCGCGCTCGGCTACGCCGACGTCGTCGCACCGCCCACGTTCGCCGTCCTGATCGCGCAGCGGGCCGATGCCCAGCTCATTGCGGACCCGGACTCCGGCATCGACTTTTCGCGCGTCGTGCACGCCGACCAGCGTTTCACCCACCACCGCCCGATCGTCGCCGGCGACGAGCTCGTCACGGAGCTGCACGTCGACACCGTGCGCGCGATGGGCGGCGGCGCCATGATCACCACACGCGCCGAAATCTCCACCACCGGCGGCCGGCACGTGGCCACGTCCGTCTCGTCCCTGCTGGTCCGCGGAGAGGAATAA
- a CDS encoding dihydrofolate reductase, with product MTPRISMIWAQSADGVIGRDGTMPWHLPEDMAHFKASTMDHPVIMGRNTWASIPPRFRPFAGRTNIVLTSHEETANQVRAAGGVVVPSIAEALAAAAAAEGGERVWIVGGGQVYAAFAPHARDAVVTVINHQYDGDTHAPLLGADWARLPAEPATGAWARAANGLEYRFDYWRRDGAERTA from the coding sequence ATGACGCCGCGCATCAGCATGATCTGGGCCCAGTCGGCCGACGGCGTCATCGGCCGCGACGGCACCATGCCCTGGCACCTGCCCGAGGACATGGCGCACTTCAAAGCCTCCACCATGGACCACCCGGTGATCATGGGCCGCAACACCTGGGCGTCCATCCCGCCGCGTTTCCGCCCGTTCGCCGGGCGCACCAACATCGTCCTCACCTCACACGAGGAGACGGCGAACCAGGTGCGCGCGGCGGGCGGCGTCGTCGTGCCCTCGATCGCCGAGGCGCTCGCGGCGGCCGCTGCCGCCGAGGGCGGTGAGCGCGTGTGGATCGTCGGCGGCGGGCAGGTCTACGCGGCGTTCGCGCCGCACGCGCGCGACGCCGTGGTCACCGTGATCAACCATCAGTACGACGGCGACACGCACGCGCCGCTCCTGGGCGCCGATTGGGCGCGCTTGCCAGCAGAGCCGGCCACCGGCGCGTGGGCGCGTGCCGCCAACGGACTCGAGTACCGCTTCGACTACTGGCGCCGCGACGGCGCCGAGAGGACCGCCTAG
- a CDS encoding GNAT family N-acetyltransferase produces the protein MAADTTGHEQPEKIAHEDLRLDHDPGRERFGLWQGPSFIGFLGYSRDGDVVTLQHTIISEEFGRRGYARALVTLVLDRLRAEGSTIVPECSYVQDYLSRYPEYNDLVA, from the coding sequence ATGGCCGCTGACACGACCGGGCACGAGCAGCCGGAGAAGATCGCGCACGAAGACCTGCGGCTCGACCACGACCCCGGCCGCGAGCGCTTCGGACTCTGGCAGGGGCCGAGCTTCATCGGCTTCCTCGGGTACTCGCGCGACGGCGACGTCGTGACGCTCCAGCACACCATCATCAGCGAGGAGTTCGGCCGGCGCGGCTACGCCCGGGCGCTCGTGACGCTCGTGCTGGACCGGCTGCGCGCCGAGGGCTCGACGATCGTCCCCGAGTGCTCCTACGTGCAGGACTACCTCTCGCGCTACCCCGAGTACAACGACCTCGTCGCGTGA
- a CDS encoding HNH endonuclease signature motif containing protein translates to MTQAPEPHEELRAQAEPASPVLRAELRRFEAWQNLLAAAVAPAYNRVRQARGSAPADSEDRDGVNALSSLIKQLEPATLLAFSEDLHRFAAACGHEAIAGLEAQAQREVPAHLEALTTISDGMEISVRTGQLRERASLQVTAQHVAVARDCTLQTATRDVERARVAHDDAHEIVDALASGRIGLAHAQTMIDLCRKIEPERVDPPLTDDPVDAATYDQNVMDAELGCRARRQDLGASLLEAAPGRTPGSVKRSGTRILNRLLGTSASDRYAAARKKRNVRITTAENGMCHLSAYLPALAGEAIENRLTELATLHTDRRIDAAIAERYPAKAPVSGQNADGTAGEADTGTDRTRAQTRADALVELLLAGPDGSGLENVVPTVAVTIPATVFPNLAPLAPAPRSVFRVHPATGTGSTGTDEVPTSAAQDADERLNGLRLPAGAVAPETEVLGAFDPADLAAILPQAKTWTRIVTDPWTGAMTAIDTNQYRPTAAMRRALALRDRTCRVPGCGRRATACEPDHVVERQHGGATSLNNLVSICKRCHRLKSWGLLRLSLDTDGTVRATTWWDQERAGTADAPWDTQARPLGDTNPNTSRHALGPVESALLRELGRHLEWVNRRATGHTVINRPPAVKNRELRRVNKLRDLRRQRGGKRRHLTLDAPDGTIADRTTPGQARAMTHLGYAPEERREFHRDAANAAKYPAWLGWNAKNSAAADAIDEAGADTDKG, encoded by the coding sequence ATGACGCAGGCGCCGGAACCGCACGAGGAGCTGCGGGCTCAGGCCGAACCGGCCTCCCCGGTTCTTCGTGCTGAACTGCGCCGCTTCGAAGCCTGGCAGAACCTCCTCGCCGCCGCAGTCGCCCCGGCCTACAATCGAGTCAGGCAGGCACGCGGGTCCGCGCCCGCCGACAGCGAGGACCGGGACGGCGTCAACGCGCTCTCGAGCCTGATCAAGCAGCTCGAACCCGCAACATTGCTGGCCTTCTCCGAAGACCTGCACCGTTTCGCCGCAGCCTGCGGGCACGAGGCCATCGCCGGCCTCGAGGCTCAGGCTCAACGCGAGGTGCCCGCCCACCTCGAAGCACTCACGACCATCTCCGACGGCATGGAGATCTCGGTGCGGACCGGCCAGCTCCGAGAGCGCGCGAGCCTGCAGGTCACCGCCCAGCATGTCGCCGTCGCCCGCGACTGCACCCTGCAGACGGCCACTCGCGACGTCGAACGTGCCCGCGTCGCCCACGATGACGCGCACGAGATCGTCGACGCCCTCGCCTCCGGCCGCATTGGTCTCGCGCACGCCCAAACCATGATCGACCTGTGCCGCAAGATCGAGCCCGAACGGGTTGATCCCCCGCTGACCGACGATCCCGTGGACGCGGCCACGTACGACCAGAACGTCATGGACGCCGAACTCGGCTGCCGGGCCCGCCGCCAGGACCTGGGCGCTTCCCTTCTCGAGGCCGCTCCCGGGCGGACCCCAGGCTCCGTCAAGCGCTCCGGCACCCGCATACTCAATCGTCTGCTGGGGACCAGCGCCTCAGACCGGTACGCCGCCGCGCGCAAGAAGCGCAACGTCCGCATCACGACCGCCGAGAACGGGATGTGCCATCTCTCCGCCTACCTGCCGGCCCTCGCCGGAGAGGCCATCGAGAACCGGCTCACCGAACTGGCGACCCTGCACACCGACCGCCGCATCGACGCGGCCATCGCCGAGCGCTACCCGGCCAAAGCGCCCGTCTCCGGCCAGAACGCCGACGGGACAGCCGGCGAGGCCGACACCGGGACGGACCGCACCCGCGCCCAGACTCGGGCCGATGCCCTCGTCGAACTCCTGCTCGCCGGACCCGACGGCTCCGGCCTCGAGAACGTCGTTCCCACCGTGGCCGTCACCATCCCTGCCACCGTCTTCCCGAACTTGGCGCCGCTCGCGCCGGCGCCGCGGTCCGTATTCCGCGTACACCCAGCAACCGGTACCGGATCCACCGGCACCGATGAGGTGCCGACCTCCGCCGCACAAGACGCAGACGAACGGCTCAATGGGTTGCGTCTGCCGGCCGGGGCCGTCGCCCCCGAAACCGAGGTACTCGGCGCGTTCGACCCCGCCGACCTGGCAGCCATCCTGCCGCAGGCGAAGACCTGGACCCGGATCGTCACCGATCCGTGGACGGGGGCCATGACCGCAATCGACACCAATCAGTACAGGCCCACCGCCGCCATGCGACGTGCCCTCGCCCTACGAGACAGGACCTGCCGGGTACCCGGGTGCGGCCGGCGCGCGACCGCTTGCGAACCCGATCACGTCGTCGAACGCCAGCACGGCGGCGCCACGAGCCTGAACAACCTCGTGAGCATCTGCAAACGCTGCCACCGGCTCAAGTCGTGGGGCCTTCTCCGGCTCAGCCTCGATACCGACGGCACCGTGCGCGCCACGACGTGGTGGGATCAGGAACGCGCCGGCACCGCCGACGCGCCCTGGGACACCCAGGCCAGACCGCTCGGCGACACCAATCCCAACACCAGCCGGCACGCCCTCGGGCCCGTTGAATCCGCGCTCCTGCGCGAGCTGGGCCGACACCTCGAATGGGTCAACCGCCGCGCGACGGGCCACACCGTCATCAACAGGCCGCCCGCCGTCAAGAACCGTGAGCTGCGCCGCGTGAACAAACTCCGCGACCTCCGACGCCAGCGCGGTGGCAAGCGGCGGCACCTGACGCTCGACGCCCCTGACGGGACCATTGCAGACCGGACCACGCCCGGTCAGGCCCGCGCCATGACCCACCTCGGCTACGCGCCCGAGGAACGCCGGGAATTCCACCGCGACGCCGCCAACGCGGCCAAATACCCCGCCTGGCTCGGCTGGAACGCGAAGAACTCCGCCGCGGCCGACGCCATCGACGAAGCAGGCGCCGACACGGACAAGGGGTGA
- a CDS encoding MaoC family dehydratase: protein MSIDFDSLSVGDAIGETTVTVNRADLVRYAGASGDFNPIHWNERFASEVGLPGVIAHGMFTMGSAVQLVTDWVGDPGAVVDYQTRFTKPVVVEDVAGVSPTDAPGTEVSVAGKIGAKDDDARTVRVDLTVSAAGQKVLVKSQAVVRFQRP from the coding sequence ATGAGCATCGATTTCGATTCCCTGTCCGTCGGCGACGCCATCGGCGAGACCACCGTCACCGTCAACCGCGCGGACCTGGTCCGCTACGCGGGTGCCTCGGGCGACTTCAACCCGATCCACTGGAACGAGCGCTTCGCCAGCGAGGTTGGACTGCCCGGCGTCATCGCACACGGCATGTTCACCATGGGCTCCGCTGTGCAGCTCGTGACCGACTGGGTCGGCGACCCGGGCGCCGTCGTCGACTATCAGACGCGCTTCACCAAGCCCGTCGTCGTCGAGGACGTCGCGGGAGTCTCGCCGACGGACGCTCCCGGGACCGAGGTCTCGGTCGCCGGCAAGATCGGCGCCAAGGACGACGACGCCCGCACCGTGCGCGTCGACCTCACTGTCTCCGCCGCAGGGCAGAAGGTCCTCGTCAAGTCGCAGGCCGTCGTCCGGTTCCAGCGCCCATGA
- a CDS encoding NUDIX domain-containing protein has product MAVPLRSSDDEATVAEPVAVVAAGVIPWRRRENSLEVLLIHRDRYDDWSWPKGKLDPGESVPECAVREVREEVGLEIALGLPLPAIRYEVKSGPKVVYYWAALVDGQRVVPDGDEVDATKWVSVDTARRMLTSVSDQKPLDALERAWTSGDLETLPFVVVRHAKAKPRSTWTKEEGERPLAATGQRQAIAVANVLEAWNPSKVVSSPWTRCVQTVSPYLKRKDMGVKLANSLTEHAADRKPIKAVKQILKQLDKQACIAVCTHRPVLPHALEALRARCAPGIAKFLPDSNPYLDPGSMIVAQQSKTSWRIVSVEVIAPFGD; this is encoded by the coding sequence ATCGCCGTGCCGCTGCGCTCCTCGGACGATGAGGCGACGGTCGCGGAGCCGGTCGCCGTCGTGGCCGCCGGGGTCATCCCCTGGCGCCGCCGCGAGAACTCCCTCGAGGTCCTGCTGATCCACCGCGACCGCTACGACGACTGGTCCTGGCCCAAGGGCAAGCTCGATCCGGGCGAATCCGTCCCCGAGTGCGCCGTCCGCGAGGTGCGCGAGGAGGTCGGGCTCGAGATCGCCCTCGGCCTGCCCCTTCCGGCCATCCGGTACGAGGTCAAGTCGGGTCCGAAGGTCGTGTACTACTGGGCGGCGCTCGTCGACGGCCAGCGTGTCGTGCCCGACGGCGACGAGGTCGACGCCACCAAATGGGTCTCCGTGGACACCGCCCGCCGGATGCTGACGAGCGTCTCCGATCAGAAGCCCCTCGACGCGCTCGAGCGGGCCTGGACCTCCGGGGACCTCGAAACGCTCCCCTTCGTCGTCGTACGCCACGCCAAGGCCAAGCCCCGCTCGACGTGGACGAAAGAGGAGGGCGAGCGGCCGCTGGCCGCGACCGGGCAGCGGCAGGCGATCGCGGTCGCCAACGTGCTCGAGGCCTGGAACCCGTCCAAGGTGGTCTCCAGCCCGTGGACGCGCTGCGTGCAGACGGTCTCGCCCTACCTCAAACGCAAGGACATGGGCGTCAAGCTCGCGAACTCGCTCACCGAGCACGCCGCGGACCGGAAGCCAATCAAGGCGGTCAAGCAGATCCTCAAACAGCTCGACAAGCAGGCATGCATCGCCGTCTGCACTCACCGCCCCGTGCTGCCGCACGCGCTCGAGGCGCTGCGGGCCCGATGTGCGCCGGGGATCGCGAAGTTCCTCCCGGACTCGAACCCGTATCTGGATCCAGGATCGATGATCGTCGCGCAGCAGTCCAAGACGAGCTGGCGGATCGTGTCGGTCGAGGTCATCGCCCCCTTCGGCGACTGA